One window from the genome of Deltaproteobacteria bacterium encodes:
- the uvrA gene encoding excinuclease ABC subunit UvrA — protein MMEPDTIVIRGAREHNLKGIDVTLPKKQLVVLTGVSGSGKSSLAFDTLYAEGQRRYVESLSSYARQFLGQMEKPHFETIKGLSPTIAIEQKAASNNPRSTVGTITEIHDYLRVLFASIGVQYCHQCGQRVGKQGAQQIVEEIEAMEAGQRAYLLAPIAVARKGEHRELLADVKNQGFARVRVDGALHRLDEEITLEKKKKHTIEIVVDRLVIGSSQKARLTDSVETALKAGGGTISVATVDDAGAFVAEGERVFSAHLACTTCGISFPELRPHTFSFNSPLGFCESCNGLGTRNEMDPDLIVPDPTRSIREGAVEPWASAMVREEGWTFDFITALTDAYEIDLDRPWEKLAAGKRELILHGTYGEQVAVKSRHRRRRVRFEGVVNRLMRRFKETTSDGMRKYYLKYFSTKPCHDCEGGRLRPESQAVRVGGRSIIEISSMTIRDAKHFFETIELTETETVIASELLKEIGGRLRFLHDVGLGYLTLDRAGPSLSGGEAQRIRLASQLGSELTGVIYVLDEPSIGLHARDNGRLLRTLERLRDIGNSVLVVEHDQETMEAADYLVDFGPGAGRLGGEVVAAGTPEEVKAHPRSLTGAFLTGRESIEIPEERRAIGPESIQILGATEHNLKDVDVTIPLGGLVAVTGVSGAGKSTLVTQILIPQLMRTLHASRVVVGKHKAVAGLEHLDKVIHIDQKPIGRTPRSNPATYTKVFDAIRKVFATTPEARAYGYQPGRFSFNVKGGRCDACSGDGVRMVEMHFLADVYVPCEVCNGLRFNEATLRVRYKGKNIAEVLEMSVNEALEHFAAHKEIVKILRTLEDVGLGYIHLGQPSPTLSGGEAQRVKLSRELARASTGRTLYVLDEPTTGLHFADIQKLLGVLDRLVDAGNTVLVIEHNLDVIKCADWIIDLGPEGGDEGGEIVAVGTPEEVAGFAQSHTGEALRALLPGAKRSPRKKAARRARR, from the coding sequence ATCATGGAGCCCGATACCATCGTCATCCGGGGCGCCCGGGAGCACAACCTGAAGGGCATCGACGTCACCCTGCCCAAGAAGCAGCTGGTGGTCCTCACCGGTGTCTCGGGCTCGGGCAAGTCCTCGCTGGCCTTCGACACCCTCTACGCCGAGGGACAGCGCCGCTACGTGGAGAGCCTCTCCTCCTATGCCCGGCAGTTCCTGGGGCAGATGGAGAAGCCCCACTTCGAGACCATCAAGGGTCTCTCGCCGACCATCGCCATCGAGCAGAAGGCGGCCTCCAACAACCCCCGCTCCACCGTCGGGACCATCACCGAGATCCACGACTACCTGCGGGTGCTCTTCGCCAGCATCGGCGTGCAGTACTGCCACCAGTGCGGGCAGCGGGTCGGCAAGCAGGGCGCCCAGCAGATCGTCGAGGAGATCGAGGCCATGGAGGCCGGGCAGCGCGCCTACCTCCTGGCCCCCATCGCCGTCGCCCGGAAGGGCGAGCACCGCGAGCTGCTGGCCGACGTGAAGAACCAGGGCTTCGCCCGGGTGCGCGTCGACGGCGCGCTCCACCGCCTCGACGAGGAGATCACCCTCGAGAAGAAGAAGAAGCACACCATCGAGATCGTGGTCGATCGCCTGGTCATCGGCAGCAGCCAGAAGGCCCGCCTCACCGACTCGGTCGAGACGGCCCTGAAGGCGGGCGGCGGAACGATCAGCGTGGCCACCGTCGACGACGCGGGAGCCTTCGTGGCCGAGGGCGAGCGGGTCTTCTCCGCCCACCTCGCCTGCACCACCTGCGGCATCTCCTTCCCGGAGCTGCGCCCCCACACCTTCTCCTTCAACTCGCCCCTGGGCTTCTGCGAGTCCTGCAACGGCCTGGGCACGCGCAACGAGATGGATCCCGACCTCATCGTCCCGGACCCCACCCGCTCCATCCGCGAGGGCGCGGTCGAGCCCTGGGCCTCGGCGATGGTGCGCGAGGAGGGCTGGACCTTCGACTTCATCACCGCCCTCACCGACGCCTACGAGATCGACCTCGACCGGCCCTGGGAGAAGCTCGCCGCGGGCAAGCGCGAGCTGATCCTCCACGGCACCTACGGCGAGCAGGTCGCGGTGAAGAGCCGCCACCGGCGCCGGCGGGTGCGCTTCGAGGGCGTGGTGAACCGCCTGATGCGGCGCTTCAAGGAGACCACCTCCGACGGGATGCGGAAGTACTACCTCAAGTACTTCTCCACCAAGCCCTGCCACGACTGCGAGGGCGGGCGCCTGCGCCCCGAGAGCCAGGCGGTGCGGGTCGGCGGCCGCTCGATCATCGAGATCTCCTCGATGACCATCCGCGACGCCAAGCACTTCTTCGAGACCATCGAGCTGACCGAGACCGAGACCGTCATCGCCAGCGAGCTCCTCAAGGAGATCGGCGGCCGCCTGCGCTTCCTCCACGACGTGGGCCTCGGCTACCTCACCCTCGATCGCGCCGGCCCCTCCCTCTCCGGCGGCGAGGCCCAGCGGATCCGCCTGGCCAGCCAGCTGGGCTCGGAGCTGACCGGCGTCATCTACGTCCTCGACGAGCCCTCGATCGGCCTCCACGCCCGGGACAACGGCCGCCTGCTGCGCACCCTCGAGCGCCTGCGGGACATCGGCAACTCCGTGCTGGTGGTCGAGCACGACCAGGAGACCATGGAGGCCGCCGACTACCTCGTGGACTTCGGCCCCGGCGCCGGTCGCCTCGGCGGCGAGGTCGTGGCCGCGGGCACCCCCGAGGAGGTGAAGGCCCATCCTCGCTCCCTCACCGGCGCCTTCCTGACGGGCAGGGAGAGCATCGAGATCCCCGAGGAGCGGCGCGCGATCGGACCGGAGAGCATCCAGATCCTCGGCGCCACCGAGCACAACCTCAAGGACGTCGACGTCACCATCCCCCTGGGCGGGCTGGTCGCCGTCACCGGCGTCTCGGGCGCGGGGAAGTCCACCCTCGTCACCCAGATCCTCATCCCCCAGCTGATGCGCACCCTCCACGCCTCCCGGGTGGTGGTGGGCAAGCACAAGGCGGTCGCCGGCCTCGAACACCTCGACAAGGTCATCCACATCGACCAGAAGCCCATCGGCCGGACGCCTCGCTCCAACCCGGCGACCTACACCAAGGTCTTCGACGCCATCCGCAAGGTCTTCGCCACGACCCCCGAGGCGAGGGCCTACGGCTACCAGCCCGGCCGCTTCTCCTTCAACGTGAAGGGCGGGCGCTGCGACGCCTGCAGCGGCGACGGGGTGCGGATGGTCGAGATGCACTTCCTCGCCGACGTCTACGTCCCCTGCGAGGTCTGCAACGGGCTGCGCTTCAACGAGGCCACCCTGCGGGTCCGCTACAAGGGGAAGAACATCGCCGAGGTCCTCGAGATGTCGGTGAACGAGGCCCTCGAGCACTTCGCGGCCCACAAGGAGATCGTGAAGATCCTGCGCACCCTCGAGGACGTGGGCCTCGGCTACATCCACCTCGGCCAGCCCTCCCCCACCCTCTCCGGCGGCGAGGCCCAGCGGGTGAAGCTCTCTCGCGAGCTGGCGCGGGCCTCCACCGGCCGGACCCTCTACGTCCTCGACGAGCCCACCACCGGCCTGCACTTCGCCGACATCCAGAAGCTGCTCGGCGTCCTCGACCGCCTGGTCGACGCGGGCAACACCGTGCTGGTGATCGAGCACAACCTCGACGTCATCAAGTGCGCGGACTGGATCATCGACCTGGGCCCCGAGGGCGGCGACGAGGGCGGCGAGATCGTCGCCGTCGGCACCCCCGAGGAGGTCGCCGGCTTCGCGCAGAGCCACACCGGCGAGGCGCTGCGGGCGCTCTTGCCCGGGGCGAAGCGCAGCCCCCGCAAGAAGGCAGCCCGGAGGGCCCGCCGTTGA
- a CDS encoding multicopper oxidase family protein: MGSFHVRPASLTRSSICVFLASASLACGPAAMPPVEEPVLALPPLMWGGVAAEDLDPDPDVVEVSLRAEERALDLGGGKVLPMFTYNGLFPGPRIEAKVGDEVVVHFFNDLDTPQTIHWHGLRISDQMDGSPRIQDPVEPGGSFEYRFVVPDAGTYWYHPHVRSNVGVERGLQGALVVHDPADPHFDLERVLVLDDLLLGMDGNPPPFLATPMEQRHGRQGNVMLTNGQLGGTVTAEAEVGQVERWRLVNSANARTMVLTVAGASFWVVGTDGGRLPEPYRTSRLTLTTGQRYDLQVHYETPGRVTLVNRMTNHDMQGNHVMVVEESFSVSVLDTRRAPTEIVWAPMADFPERAIDRWEEMIFDLVQGDDGLEWRINGRTNPMRPIYTFEEGDTVSLRLRNESDHEHPFHLHGQFFEIAGTANPGLKDTVLVTAWSDVLITAYLDNPGRWMAHCHNLEHAELGMMAEILINPAP, translated from the coding sequence TTGGGGTCCTTCCACGTCCGTCCCGCGTCTCTGACGCGCTCGTCGATCTGTGTCTTCCTGGCCTCGGCCAGCCTCGCCTGCGGGCCGGCCGCCATGCCGCCCGTCGAGGAGCCGGTCCTCGCCCTCCCGCCCCTGATGTGGGGCGGGGTGGCCGCCGAGGATCTCGATCCCGACCCCGACGTGGTGGAGGTGTCGCTGCGGGCCGAGGAGCGCGCCCTCGATCTGGGCGGCGGCAAGGTCCTGCCGATGTTCACCTACAACGGGCTCTTCCCGGGCCCGCGGATCGAGGCGAAGGTCGGTGACGAGGTCGTCGTGCACTTCTTCAACGACCTCGACACGCCGCAGACGATCCACTGGCACGGCCTGCGGATCTCCGACCAGATGGACGGCTCGCCCCGGATCCAGGATCCGGTCGAGCCCGGCGGCTCCTTCGAGTACCGCTTCGTCGTCCCGGACGCGGGCACCTACTGGTACCACCCCCACGTCCGCTCGAACGTGGGCGTCGAGCGCGGCCTCCAGGGCGCGCTGGTGGTCCACGACCCGGCCGATCCCCACTTCGATCTCGAGCGGGTGCTCGTGCTCGACGACCTGCTCCTGGGGATGGACGGGAACCCTCCCCCCTTCCTGGCGACGCCGATGGAGCAGCGCCACGGCCGCCAGGGCAACGTGATGCTGACCAACGGCCAGCTCGGGGGGACCGTCACGGCCGAGGCCGAGGTGGGCCAGGTGGAGCGCTGGCGCCTCGTGAACAGCGCCAACGCCCGGACCATGGTCCTCACCGTGGCGGGGGCCTCCTTCTGGGTGGTGGGCACCGACGGGGGGCGCCTCCCGGAGCCCTACCGCACCAGCCGGCTCACCCTCACCACGGGGCAGCGCTACGACCTGCAGGTCCACTACGAGACCCCGGGGCGAGTGACCCTCGTCAACCGCATGACGAACCACGACATGCAGGGCAACCACGTCATGGTGGTGGAGGAGAGCTTCTCGGTCTCCGTCCTCGACACCCGCCGGGCCCCCACCGAGATCGTCTGGGCGCCGATGGCGGACTTCCCCGAGCGCGCCATCGATCGCTGGGAGGAGATGATCTTCGACCTGGTGCAGGGGGACGACGGCCTGGAGTGGCGGATCAACGGGCGCACCAACCCCATGCGGCCGATCTACACCTTCGAGGAGGGGGACACCGTCTCCCTGCGTCTGCGTAACGAGTCGGATCACGAGCACCCCTTCCACCTCCACGGGCAGTTCTTCGAGATCGCCGGCACGGCCAACCCGGGCCTGAAGGACACCGTGCTCGTCACGGCCTGGAGCGATGTGTTGATCACGGCCTACCTCGACAACCCGGGCCGCTGGATGGCCCACTGCCACAACCTCGAGCACGCCGAGCTGGGGATGATGGCCGAGATCCTCATCAACCCGGCCCCCTGA
- a CDS encoding multicopper oxidase family protein, with product MKPMSVRRPSVLIPSIAAALLLGSTACGAEPTPELPGGDTPEVLAPVVWGGEVAKDVDPDPDVVEVWLTSEEKEIDLGGGTVLPMLTYNGLYPGPRIEAKVGDEVVVHFVNGLREPQTIHWHGLRISDQMDGSPRIQSPVEPGDSFEYRFVVPEAGTFWYHPHVRSNVAVERGLQGALVVHDPADPHFDLERVIVVDDLLLNADGTLASFFGSHMEGMHGRWGNVLLTNGRFSELATGEAVVGQAERWRIVNTANARTMSLSVEGADFWVVGTDGGRLPTPYRSSRITVAVGQRYDLEVHYDAVGEVRLYNHVLSSDAQGNTVELALPNLVVDVVDTARAPTEIVWAPKDALPERSVDRSEELVFDAVQGANGLEWRINGVSHGMEPLFTFAEGETVELLLRNTLGPEHPFHLHGQFFAIAGTAQPGLKDTVLVPGMSDVRITAFMDNPGRWMAHCHILEHAELGMMSEIVVTPAP from the coding sequence ATGAAGCCGATGTCCGTCCGCCGTCCCTCCGTCCTGATTCCTTCGATCGCCGCCGCGCTGCTCCTCGGGAGCACCGCCTGCGGGGCCGAGCCCACCCCGGAGCTCCCCGGGGGCGACACGCCGGAGGTGCTCGCGCCGGTCGTCTGGGGCGGGGAGGTGGCAAAGGACGTCGATCCCGATCCGGACGTGGTCGAGGTCTGGCTGACCTCGGAGGAGAAGGAGATCGATCTGGGCGGCGGCACGGTGCTGCCGATGCTCACCTACAACGGCCTCTACCCGGGCCCCCGCATCGAGGCGAAGGTGGGCGACGAGGTGGTGGTCCACTTCGTCAACGGCCTCCGGGAGCCCCAGACGATCCACTGGCACGGCCTGCGGATCTCCGACCAGATGGACGGCTCGCCGCGCATCCAGTCCCCGGTGGAGCCCGGCGACTCCTTCGAGTACCGCTTCGTCGTCCCGGAGGCGGGCACCTTCTGGTACCACCCGCACGTGCGCTCGAACGTGGCGGTGGAGCGGGGCCTGCAGGGCGCGCTGGTCGTCCACGACCCGGCCGATCCCCACTTCGATCTGGAGCGGGTGATCGTGGTCGACGACCTGCTGCTGAACGCCGATGGCACCCTGGCCAGCTTCTTCGGCAGCCACATGGAGGGGATGCACGGGCGCTGGGGCAACGTGCTGCTCACCAACGGCCGCTTCTCCGAGCTCGCCACCGGCGAGGCCGTGGTGGGCCAGGCCGAGCGCTGGCGGATCGTGAACACCGCGAACGCCCGCACCATGAGCCTCTCGGTCGAGGGCGCCGACTTCTGGGTGGTGGGCACCGACGGCGGTCGCCTGCCGACCCCCTACCGCAGCAGCCGGATCACGGTGGCGGTGGGGCAGCGCTACGACCTCGAGGTGCACTACGACGCCGTGGGCGAGGTGAGGCTCTACAACCATGTCCTCTCCTCCGATGCCCAGGGCAACACCGTCGAGCTGGCGCTGCCCAACCTGGTCGTCGACGTGGTGGACACCGCTCGCGCCCCGACCGAGATCGTCTGGGCGCCGAAGGACGCCCTCCCCGAGCGGAGCGTCGATCGCAGCGAGGAGCTGGTCTTCGACGCCGTGCAGGGCGCGAACGGCCTCGAGTGGCGGATCAACGGCGTCTCCCACGGGATGGAGCCCCTCTTCACCTTCGCCGAGGGCGAGACGGTCGAGCTGCTCCTGCGCAACACCCTGGGGCCCGAGCACCCCTTCCACCTCCACGGTCAGTTCTTCGCGATCGCGGGGACCGCCCAGCCCGGCCTGAAGGACACGGTGCTGGTGCCGGGGATGAGCGACGTGCGCATCACGGCCTTCATGGACAACCCGGGACGGTGGATGGCCCACTGCCACATCCTCGAGCACGCCGAGCTCGGGATGATGTCCGAGATCGTCGTCACGCCGGCCCCCTAG
- a CDS encoding MFS transporter: MTALRDPFATGTVVHTNAYRIRRFLNWFPLGLTYAFLYMGRYNLTVAKTELGSLMTKEDFGIIFGVGTVTYGFAFLLNGPLTDRFGGKKAMLVAALGSGLMNLIMGYAIWTLAGNPTSDISIRVLFSFLYAANMYFQSFGAVAIVKVNASWFHVKERGGFSGIFGTMISSGIFLAFTVNGWIVDLTRTAGSAQTWWVFFAPTIALWAMFVIELILLKDRPGQAGHEDIETGDDDSGDDGSPISTWAILRRIFTHPIILTVAFIEFCTGVLRNGVMHWFPIYAKEVWVLPSDHWLVYGNWGELYTILPFFGVAAVLMIIGGIRKQKGKPSAVFWSLGGVLFLVPFMQGGWGGLLMVAGVIGGNVAGWVSDIVFQSRRAPVAALLYGLLCVASVGMFFSLGSTTNEVSWAKEGKTQLQPGDVITEVNGQATEDWTDISREVACLPAACEGDAKWDTEKCWCSTKPKLTADDLKVSTGVIPVVVQRGGETLTLELKDPKPKMRAGDKRKLPAGPVLPLSPTWLGVIVFLMSLAVIGTHGLLSGTATMDFGGKRGAATAVGAIDGFVYLGTGLQSFSLGIITSWDWSYWPVFLFPFGLLGLYLLTRIWNAVPKGKKAAH, translated from the coding sequence ATGACCGCTCTGAGAGACCCCTTCGCGACCGGAACCGTGGTCCACACCAACGCCTACCGTATCCGGCGCTTCCTGAACTGGTTCCCCCTCGGGCTCACCTACGCCTTCCTCTACATGGGGCGGTACAACCTGACCGTCGCCAAGACCGAGCTCGGCAGCCTGATGACGAAGGAGGACTTCGGCATCATCTTCGGTGTCGGAACGGTCACCTACGGCTTCGCCTTCCTCCTGAACGGTCCGCTCACCGACCGCTTCGGGGGCAAGAAGGCCATGCTGGTCGCGGCCCTCGGCTCGGGGCTCATGAACCTGATCATGGGCTACGCGATCTGGACCCTCGCGGGGAACCCGACGAGCGACATCAGCATCCGGGTGCTCTTCTCCTTCCTCTACGCGGCGAACATGTACTTCCAGTCCTTCGGGGCGGTCGCGATCGTGAAGGTGAACGCCTCCTGGTTCCACGTGAAGGAGCGAGGAGGCTTCTCGGGGATCTTCGGCACGATGATCTCCTCGGGCATCTTCCTCGCGTTCACGGTCAACGGCTGGATCGTGGATCTGACCCGGACCGCCGGCTCGGCGCAGACCTGGTGGGTCTTCTTCGCTCCCACGATCGCCCTCTGGGCGATGTTCGTGATCGAGCTCATCCTCCTCAAGGATCGCCCGGGTCAGGCGGGCCACGAGGACATCGAGACCGGTGACGACGACTCGGGCGACGACGGCAGCCCGATCAGCACCTGGGCGATCCTCAGGCGGATCTTCACCCACCCGATCATCCTCACCGTGGCGTTCATCGAGTTCTGCACCGGCGTGCTGCGCAACGGCGTGATGCACTGGTTCCCGATCTACGCCAAGGAGGTCTGGGTCCTGCCGAGCGACCACTGGCTGGTCTACGGAAACTGGGGTGAGCTCTACACGATCCTGCCCTTCTTCGGGGTGGCCGCGGTCCTCATGATCATCGGCGGCATCCGCAAGCAGAAGGGCAAGCCCTCGGCGGTCTTCTGGTCCCTGGGCGGCGTCCTCTTCCTGGTGCCCTTCATGCAGGGCGGCTGGGGTGGCCTCCTGATGGTCGCCGGCGTCATCGGCGGCAACGTGGCGGGCTGGGTGAGCGACATCGTCTTCCAGAGCCGGCGGGCGCCGGTGGCGGCCCTGCTCTACGGCCTGCTCTGCGTGGCCTCCGTCGGCATGTTCTTCAGCCTCGGCTCCACGACCAACGAGGTGTCCTGGGCCAAGGAGGGGAAGACCCAGCTGCAGCCCGGCGACGTGATCACCGAGGTGAACGGCCAGGCGACCGAGGACTGGACCGACATCTCGAGAGAAGTGGCCTGCCTCCCGGCCGCCTGCGAGGGCGACGCGAAGTGGGACACCGAGAAGTGCTGGTGCTCGACCAAGCCCAAGCTCACCGCCGACGACCTGAAGGTCAGCACCGGCGTCATCCCGGTCGTGGTGCAGCGCGGGGGTGAGACCCTCACGTTGGAGCTGAAGGATCCCAAGCCCAAGATGCGGGCGGGTGACAAGCGCAAGCTCCCGGCGGGGCCGGTCCTGCCTCTCTCCCCCACCTGGCTCGGGGTGATCGTCTTCCTGATGAGCCTGGCGGTCATCGGCACCCACGGCCTGCTCTCGGGCACCGCCACCATGGACTTCGGCGGGAAGCGGGGCGCGGCCACCGCGGTCGGCGCCATCGACGGCTTCGTCTACCTCGGGACCGGGCTGCAGTCCTTCTCCCTCGGGATCATCACCTCCTGGGATTGGAGCTACTGGCCCGTGTTCCTCTTCCCCTTCGGGCTGCTCGGTCTCTACCTGCTGACCCGGATCTGGAACGCCGTGCCCAAGGGCAAGAAGGCGGCCCACTGA
- a CDS encoding MarR family transcriptional regulator codes for MPSEADIAHEVLRAIRQIVRRISEHSKLLSRDVGLTVPQLMCLKAIGELEERGEEITVAQVGNQVHLSPATTSRILDRLVRSELITRTRQEKDRRKVCLALTAAGAERYQTLPIPLQESFVERLLALEPEERLELLDALRRISGLMDATELDAAPLLTPGSDVRA; via the coding sequence ATGCCGAGCGAGGCCGACATCGCCCACGAGGTCCTCCGGGCCATCCGCCAGATCGTCCGCCGGATCTCCGAGCACTCCAAGCTCCTCTCCCGGGATGTGGGGCTGACGGTGCCTCAACTGATGTGCCTCAAGGCCATCGGAGAGCTGGAGGAGCGCGGGGAGGAGATCACGGTGGCCCAGGTGGGCAACCAGGTGCACCTCTCCCCGGCGACCACCTCCCGGATCCTCGACCGGCTGGTCCGCTCCGAGCTGATCACCCGCACGCGGCAGGAGAAGGACCGCCGCAAGGTCTGCCTGGCGCTGACGGCCGCGGGCGCCGAGCGCTACCAGACCCTGCCCATCCCTCTGCAGGAGAGCTTCGTCGAGCGCCTGCTCGCCCTCGAGCCCGAGGAGCGGCTCGAGCTGCTGGATGCGCTGCGCCGGATCTCGGGGCTGATGGACGCCACCGAGCTCGACGCCGCGCCGCTGCTGACGCCGGGGTCGGACGTCCGCGCCTGA
- a CDS encoding GNAT family N-acetyltransferase gives MYSCSTTVVPVHALSPEDPRPRGFPVKIPLPEEAPVTARVDLYSDRLRCDHPRAHNGEALGLALVAEAEEQRRGRIVVLASEEVSEGLEAVGYETEAVMPGFYRGEDDCAVLAYALDGERSDGGHPLEVARVDALIERGPRPGRTHLPVETHRATPADAPEIAELIAETFEQYPTPSGNPEYIAGAIEEGTPFRVVRDQGEVVACASADLIREARTAELTDCATLPEARGRGYLQAILEDLMGDLRDLDYPTAFTLARARIAGVNLAFQRLDFEYRGRMTRSCRIGEGLEDMNVWSRSL, from the coding sequence ATGTATTCCTGCAGTACGACCGTGGTGCCCGTCCATGCTCTCTCACCCGAGGATCCGCGTCCCCGGGGCTTCCCGGTGAAGATCCCCCTCCCGGAGGAGGCGCCGGTGACCGCCCGGGTGGACCTCTACTCGGACCGGCTGCGCTGCGATCACCCGCGCGCCCACAACGGGGAGGCCCTCGGGCTGGCGCTGGTGGCCGAGGCCGAGGAGCAGCGCCGGGGAAGGATCGTCGTCCTGGCCAGCGAGGAGGTCTCCGAGGGCCTCGAGGCGGTGGGCTACGAGACCGAAGCGGTGATGCCCGGCTTCTACCGCGGCGAGGACGACTGCGCGGTGCTGGCCTACGCCCTCGACGGTGAGCGCAGCGATGGCGGGCACCCCCTGGAGGTGGCGCGGGTCGACGCCCTGATCGAGCGCGGGCCTCGCCCCGGCCGGACCCACCTGCCGGTGGAGACCCACCGCGCGACCCCCGCGGACGCGCCGGAGATCGCCGAGCTGATCGCCGAGACCTTCGAGCAGTACCCGACACCGAGCGGCAACCCGGAGTACATCGCCGGGGCCATCGAGGAGGGCACCCCCTTCCGGGTGGTCCGCGATCAGGGCGAGGTCGTGGCCTGCGCCAGCGCCGATCTGATCCGCGAGGCGCGCACCGCCGAGCTCACCGACTGCGCCACCCTGCCGGAGGCGCGCGGGCGGGGCTACCTGCAGGCCATCCTCGAGGATCTGATGGGCGACCTGCGGGACCTGGACTACCCGACCGCCTTCACCCTGGCCCGGGCGCGCATCGCCGGGGTGAACCTGGCCTTCCAGCGCCTCGACTTCGAGTACCGCGGCCGGATGACCCGCTCGTGCCGGATCGGTGAGGGGCTCGAGGACATGAACGTGTGGAGCCGGAGCCTCTAG
- a CDS encoding histone deacetylase family protein translates to MPAPIPVYFHDAQLAFKPRYEWAFGEKIDHPETTARAESILAAVRAAPEDFERRVPREVPLGALRALHNYSLLTLYNTAAKELAEGETFSPMVFPRHRDGTGDPTNLHQAGAFCFDSGTPLARNTWEAAAWSAACARDAAAEVSGGRHRLTYALSRPPGHHATRASFGGYCYFANAAVAARLLKRKGRVAVVDIDFHHGNGTQNIFYRTAGVFTLSVHGDPREVFPYFAGYASETGAGPGLGFNLNIPLPMGLDGEAYLRVIDDHVLPAVQHFAPDALVLAAGFDTYKKDPVGHFQLERGDYQALGERFGRLGLPTVVVQEGGYHAADLGKLATTFLRGVQAGLAAS, encoded by the coding sequence GTGCCAGCCCCGATCCCCGTCTACTTCCACGACGCCCAGCTCGCGTTCAAGCCGCGCTACGAGTGGGCCTTCGGCGAGAAGATCGATCACCCGGAGACCACGGCGCGGGCCGAGTCGATCCTCGCAGCGGTGCGGGCCGCCCCGGAAGACTTCGAGCGGCGCGTGCCCCGCGAGGTTCCCCTCGGCGCCCTGCGGGCCCTGCACAACTACAGCCTGTTGACCCTCTACAACACGGCGGCCAAGGAGCTGGCCGAGGGCGAGACCTTCTCGCCGATGGTCTTCCCCCGCCACCGCGACGGCACCGGCGATCCCACCAACCTCCACCAGGCCGGGGCCTTCTGCTTCGACTCGGGTACGCCCCTGGCGAGGAACACCTGGGAGGCGGCGGCCTGGAGCGCCGCCTGCGCCCGGGACGCGGCCGCCGAGGTGAGCGGCGGCCGCCACCGCCTGACCTACGCCCTCTCGCGCCCTCCCGGACACCACGCCACCCGCGCCTCCTTCGGCGGCTACTGCTACTTCGCCAACGCGGCGGTGGCGGCCCGCCTGCTCAAGCGCAAGGGGAGGGTGGCGGTGGTGGACATCGACTTCCACCACGGCAACGGCACCCAGAACATCTTCTACCGCACGGCCGGCGTCTTCACGCTCTCCGTTCACGGTGATCCCCGCGAGGTCTTCCCCTACTTCGCCGGCTACGCCTCCGAGACCGGCGCCGGGCCGGGCCTGGGCTTCAACCTGAACATCCCCCTGCCGATGGGTCTCGACGGCGAGGCCTACCTGCGGGTGATCGACGACCACGTCCTGCCAGCCGTGCAGCACTTCGCGCCGGACGCCCTGGTGCTCGCCGCGGGCTTCGACACCTACAAGAAGGATCCGGTGGGGCACTTCCAGCTCGAGCGCGGTGACTACCAGGCGCTGGGCGAGCGCTTCGGCCGCCTCGGCCTGCCCACGGTGGTGGTGCAGGAGGGCGGCTACCACGCCGCGGATCTGGGCAAGCTCGCGACGACCTTCCTGCGCGGGGTGCAGGCGGGCCTGGCCGCGAGCTAG